Genomic window (Tardiphaga sp. vice304):
TAACGGCTTCGCAAATTGTTTGGGGCCACCTGCCCCATCGATCCACTCACAGATCAAAGAAAGATTCACGCAAAACGAAATCACGCCAACCGCTCATACCTGAGCAGAAAGCGTTTCACGCCACAGAGGACCGCGATCGTGACTAACGGGCTTGCGCCTGATAGTCTGTACCGAGGTCATGCAATCTGATCTGTCTGTTGAGAACTTGCTCAAAAGACGGACGTTTTGACATTGCCTAGCTTTAAGCGACAGCGTTTGAGCTTCTTGGATCGAGGTTGGTGCCCGCTCCTGCCCCGAAAGGCTGGGTCCCTCAAGACTGATCTTGGAGGACGCTAGAGGGTGGTCCGTTCCGACACTTACGAAGCTCACCGCCTGTCGGTGAGTGCGCGGGTTTTATCCCCGGGGGTTACCCAAGTCAACACTAAAGCGCGAGCCGAGAAACGCTTCTGACAGCAGGGCTTCTAGCATGTCGGATGCTGCAAAAACATGCCGGATTCATGGGGTTTGCGTGACATCCACCGCAAAATCCGCACCGCAAAAACATTACCGATTGATGAACGCCGGACGACGTTTTCGAGCCAGTTTGAGCGCGATCGGAACAGGATCGGCCAGAATCGGTAGAACCGGATGCGTTTTGGGGAATCGATAGGGAATCGTATGCGCGGAGCCGTTGGCCGGGTAAGGCGGCATGGCGCGCAGCGGCGCGCGGCTGCTGTCCGGAGCAGAGGCTCAATGAGGGCCGGCCACGAATGGTTCCGCCCCGCCATGCGGGCAGGCTGCGCTTATCCGGGCTACGGACTACACCTTGGGAACGAGGGAACTCAGCGGCACGTCGAGCTCATAGACGAACCCCGACGGCTCATAGCTGAGCTTGACCTGGCCGGAGAGCTGCTGGCCGAGTGAGCCCATCATCTTGGTGCCGAAGCTGCGCCGGGTCGGCGCCTGCACCAGCGGGCCGCCGGTTTCGCGCCAGACCAGCTTCAGCCGCTCGGTCGCCGTGTCGATGGTCCAATCGATCGCGACCCGGCCGGTCGGAACCGACAATGCGCCGAACTTGGTGGTGTTGGTGCACAACTCGTTCAGGGTCATCGCCAGCGCGATCACAGCGCCGGACGACATCTTGATGTCCGGGCCGGTAATGGTGAACCGTCCCTCGCTCTGGCTGTCATAGGCCTCGGTGGCACCGCGGATGATGTGGTCGAGGCCGGCATTGGCCCAGGACACCTGCAGCAGCAGGTCATGGGCGCGGCCGAGCGCCAGCAGCCGGCCTTCGATCGCCTGCTGGCCGTGCGCGAGGCTGGGCGCGGTGCGCAGGCTCTGGGAGGCGATCGCGCTCACCGTCGCCAGCGTGTTCTTGATGCGGTGATGCAGCTCTTCCAGGATCAGCTTCTGCAGCTTGTCGGCGGCCTCGCGCTCCTTGGCATCGATGCCGGACTGGGCCAGCAGAACCTTGGCGTCGAACGAGGCCTGCTCTAGCAGCAAACGTAGGCTGTCGTTCTCAGCGGTGAGGAATTCCTGGGCGGTCGGCTGGTGCTCCGGCACGACCACGACGGGCGCGACCTCGGCAGCGGTGGGCACGATCGCCAGCACGCCGCCCCCGATCATCTCCTGCAACTGGGCGATCATCTGCGTGACGCCGATCGGCTTGCCAAAAAAGCGGCTGTCCTCTGGCTTTTCGGCGTCGGTCGGATTGATCCGGCCGGAAACCAGGATGATCTTTATCCCCGGCCAGCGGTCATGCACCGCATGCGCCAGCTTCAGCCCGTCCATCGAGCCGGGCATCTGGATGTCGGTGAACAACAGCGAAATGTCGGAGCGGGATTCCAGGATGCTCATGGCCTCGTCCGCGTTGACGGCCTCGACGGGGTTGAAACCGGCGTCCTCGACGATATCGACCGCGCGCATGCGCAGCACCATCTCGTCCTCGACGATCAGGACGTTGGGTGTCGCGGGCTGATCTGAACTCATGTCTAGGGGCTCTTCGAACGAGCCAGACAAAGATCATCGGGCCAATTGCTCAGTGGCGCCGATGCACCGGGGGCGGAATGGCGGATGAACGCTCCACCCCGTGCCCGGTTCCGCACATTGGGGCCTTTTCACACCTGATTGCGAGGAAATTGCGACTCAGTCGTCGTCATCCTCGTCGTCATCGTCATCGTCCGCAGCGGCGGCGCCATGCGGTGCCAGGCCCTGATCGTCCCACAGCTTGCGGTAGGTCCCGTTCAGCGCCAGCAATTCGACATGCGAGCCGCGCTCGATCGCCTGGCCGCCGGAGATCACGATGATCTCGTCCATCTCCACCACCGAGGTCAGGCGGTGGGTCGAGAAGATCATGGTGCGGCCACGCGCGAGCTTGAGCAGCGTCTTGTTGATCGCGGCCTCCGTGGTCTGGTCGAGCGCCGAGGTCGCCTCGTCGAGCAGCAATACGGAGGGATTGCGGACGATGGCCCGGGCGATGGCGATCCGCTGGCGCTGGCCGCCGGACAATGTGTCACCGCGCTCACCGACCGAGGTGTCGTATTTCTGCGGCAGGC
Coding sequences:
- a CDS encoding HWE histidine kinase domain-containing protein translates to MSSDQPATPNVLIVEDEMVLRMRAVDIVEDAGFNPVEAVNADEAMSILESRSDISLLFTDIQMPGSMDGLKLAHAVHDRWPGIKIILVSGRINPTDAEKPEDSRFFGKPIGVTQMIAQLQEMIGGGVLAIVPTAAEVAPVVVVPEHQPTAQEFLTAENDSLRLLLEQASFDAKVLLAQSGIDAKEREAADKLQKLILEELHHRIKNTLATVSAIASQSLRTAPSLAHGQQAIEGRLLALGRAHDLLLQVSWANAGLDHIIRGATEAYDSQSEGRFTITGPDIKMSSGAVIALAMTLNELCTNTTKFGALSVPTGRVAIDWTIDTATERLKLVWRETGGPLVQAPTRRSFGTKMMGSLGQQLSGQVKLSYEPSGFVYELDVPLSSLVPKV